Genomic segment of Blastocatellia bacterium:
TCAATGCCCGCAGCCCTGATGGCTGGACGCCACTGATGTACGCAGCGGTGGGCGGCCACGTGGAGGTGGTCAAGGCGCTGCTGGCGGCCAAGGCTGATGTCAATGCCCAGTCACTGGATGGACGGACGGCACTGATGCGAGCCGTCTTGTGGGGGCATGTGGACATGGTGCGCCTGCTGCTTCAGCACGGGGCCGATGCCACGATCCAGGATGAAGAAGGCTGGACTGCCCAGCGGATTGCCCAGGAGAAAGGCTATACCGACATGGCGC
This window contains:
- a CDS encoding ankyrin repeat domain-containing protein codes for the protein MIDEDVAEAAVRHSTLGDAAARGDTATVKALLARGADVNARSPDGWTPLMYAAVGGHVEVVKALLAAKADVNAQSLDGRTALMRAVLWGHVDMVRLLLQHGADATIQDEEGWTAQRIAQEKGYTDMARALDATP